One Obesumbacterium proteus DNA window includes the following coding sequences:
- the cydC gene encoding heme ABC transporter ATP-binding protein/permease CydC translates to MRVLLPFLALYRRHWFLISLGVVLAIVTLLASIGLLMLSGWFLAASALAGLAGLMTFNYMLPAAGVRGAAIIRTAGRYAERVVSHDATFRVLSHLRVFTFSKILPLSPGAIARFRQAELLNRLVADVDTLDHLYLRVISPLISAIVVIVVVTAGLSWFDPTLAITLGGIMLLLLFCLPLGFYQAGKPVGIALTELRADYRTLLITWVAGQAELAIYGAADRFRQALDAKERQWQQQQQRQASLTGAAQALMILASGLTFTLMLWLAAGGVGHYAQPGALIALFVFSSLAAFEALAPVAGAFQHLGQVTASATRVAQMIDQKPEVTFPLSGPALSEQIAVNIDHVSFSYPNQPVSVLNDISLSVQPGEKIALLGRTGCGKSTLLQLITRAWDCSQGEIRLNDMPLPAFDEATLRQATGVVSQRVHVFSSTLRDNLKIANDQATDLELKTVLEQVGLGKLLEDTGLNAWLGDGGRPLSGGEQRRLGIARALLHRSPLLLLDEPTEGLDADTEKQILELIMQHCQHKTLILITHRLQGLDKMDRVCVMENGQIVEQGHHAKLLEEKGRYYQLCQRL, encoded by the coding sequence ATGCGCGTACTTTTGCCGTTTTTAGCACTCTATCGTCGCCACTGGTTCCTCATTTCACTGGGCGTGGTTCTGGCTATCGTTACCCTTCTCGCCAGCATTGGACTATTGATGCTTTCAGGCTGGTTCCTTGCGGCCTCAGCGCTGGCTGGTCTTGCGGGGCTGATGACGTTTAACTATATGCTGCCCGCTGCGGGTGTCCGCGGCGCGGCGATTATCCGTACCGCAGGACGCTACGCCGAGCGCGTTGTCAGCCATGATGCAACGTTTCGCGTGCTTTCCCATCTGCGCGTATTTACCTTCAGTAAAATACTGCCGCTGTCGCCGGGAGCCATTGCGCGTTTTCGTCAGGCCGAGTTACTCAACCGTTTGGTTGCCGATGTAGACACCCTCGATCATCTCTATCTCCGCGTGATATCTCCGCTGATTAGCGCCATCGTGGTGATCGTGGTCGTTACGGCTGGTTTATCGTGGTTCGATCCTACATTGGCAATCACGCTGGGCGGCATCATGTTGCTGTTGCTGTTTTGCTTGCCGCTGGGTTTTTATCAAGCAGGAAAGCCCGTAGGGATTGCGTTAACTGAACTCCGTGCCGACTACCGCACCCTATTGATTACGTGGGTCGCAGGACAAGCAGAACTCGCCATCTACGGCGCGGCTGACCGTTTCCGTCAGGCGCTGGATGCCAAAGAACGCCAGTGGCAACAGCAACAGCAGAGACAAGCGTCTTTAACCGGTGCTGCACAGGCTTTGATGATTTTGGCATCGGGGCTCACGTTTACCTTAATGCTCTGGCTCGCCGCCGGAGGCGTTGGGCACTATGCTCAGCCGGGGGCGCTGATAGCGCTGTTTGTCTTCTCCTCACTGGCCGCGTTTGAAGCCTTAGCACCGGTTGCCGGCGCCTTCCAGCATTTGGGACAGGTCACAGCATCAGCAACCCGCGTAGCGCAGATGATCGACCAAAAGCCCGAGGTCACATTCCCTCTATCAGGCCCCGCACTGAGCGAACAGATTGCCGTTAACATTGACCACGTTAGTTTCAGCTATCCGAACCAGCCGGTTTCAGTGCTTAACGACATTTCCCTTTCTGTACAGCCCGGAGAGAAAATCGCCCTGCTCGGACGTACCGGCTGTGGTAAATCAACGCTGTTACAGCTGATAACTCGCGCATGGGACTGCTCTCAGGGCGAAATTCGTCTAAATGACATGCCGCTGCCTGCCTTTGATGAAGCAACGCTGCGACAAGCCACTGGCGTCGTCAGCCAGCGTGTACATGTTTTCAGCTCAACGCTGCGTGATAATTTAAAAATCGCCAATGACCAAGCGACCGATCTGGAATTAAAAACCGTATTGGAACAGGTTGGCTTAGGTAAATTGTTAGAAGACACTGGTCTAAATGCATGGCTCGGTGACGGCGGCCGACCGCTTTCAGGCGGCGAACAGCGTCGCTTAGGTATTGCCCGCGCGCTACTGCATCGCTCCCCGCTGCTGCTATTGGATGAACCTACTGAAGGCTTAGACGCTGACACAGAGAAGCAAATTCTTGAGCTGATCATGCAGCACTGCCAACACAAAACGCTGATCTTAATTACTCACCGCCTGCAAGGCTTAGATAAAATGGATCGGGTCTGCGTGATGGAAAATGGTCAGATCGTCGAACAAGGTCATCACGCTAAACTTCTGGAAGAAAAAGGCCGATATTATCAACTGTGCCAGCGGCTATAG
- the cydD gene encoding heme ABC transporter permease/ATP-binding protein CydD, with product MNKNRQRELTQWLKQRSSLARRWLRISMILGLISGLLIVAQSWILAKLLHDLIIEQVPRQSLLLPFGLLIAAIVLRSALSWLRERVGFKCGQVVRVQIRHLVLNRLDELGPAWIQGKPAGHWATLILEQIEDMQEFYSRYLPQMYLATLIPLLILITVFPINWAAGMILLVTAPLIPLFMALVGMGAADANRRNFLALGRLSGNFLDRLRGLDTLRLFNRAAAETDNIRRSSEDFRSRTMEVLRMAFLSSAVLEFFTSISIAVVAVYFGFSYLGELNFGSYGTSVTLFAGFLVLILAPEFFQPLRDLGTFYHAKAQAVGAAESLVTFLAEDAESPTQGQGQEQLTGTHSVSIVASELEVLSPQGKVLAGPLTFSIDAGQRIALVGFSGAGKSSLINVLLGFLPYRGSLLVDGKELRELTPASWRQLLGWVGQNPNLPETTLRANVLLGAPHATETQLTTALERTHVTEFLPLLNAGVDTEIGEGAARLSVGQAQRVAVARALLRPCRLLLLDEPTASLDAHSEQLVMQALSEASHQQTTLMVTHQLDDVSTYDQIWVMDNGKLVQRGAYAELSQQKGPFADLLATRSKEL from the coding sequence ATGAATAAAAACAGACAACGCGAATTAACCCAATGGCTCAAACAGCGCAGTTCGCTGGCCCGCCGTTGGCTTCGAATCTCTATGATCCTCGGTTTGATATCCGGACTTCTGATCGTCGCTCAGTCGTGGATCTTGGCGAAACTGCTGCATGATTTAATTATTGAGCAGGTACCGCGCCAATCTCTCCTGCTGCCTTTCGGCTTACTGATTGCCGCCATTGTGCTACGTTCGGCCTTAAGCTGGCTGCGTGAACGCGTTGGTTTTAAGTGTGGCCAAGTCGTGCGGGTGCAAATCAGACACTTGGTGCTCAATCGGCTTGATGAACTCGGCCCTGCATGGATACAAGGAAAACCAGCCGGGCATTGGGCAACGCTAATTCTTGAACAAATTGAAGACATGCAGGAGTTTTATTCCCGCTATCTGCCGCAGATGTATCTGGCCACCCTAATCCCGCTGTTGATTCTGATCACCGTATTCCCGATAAACTGGGCCGCAGGCATGATCTTGCTGGTCACCGCGCCGCTGATCCCGCTGTTTATGGCACTAGTTGGCATGGGTGCCGCCGATGCTAACCGCCGGAACTTCTTGGCATTAGGACGCTTAAGCGGCAACTTCCTCGATCGCTTGCGCGGATTAGATACGCTGCGTCTGTTTAATCGCGCCGCCGCTGAAACCGACAATATCCGTCGTTCGTCGGAAGATTTCCGCAGCCGCACGATGGAAGTGCTACGTATGGCATTTCTTTCCTCTGCGGTGCTGGAGTTCTTTACCTCCATTTCAATCGCCGTAGTGGCGGTCTATTTTGGTTTTTCTTATCTGGGTGAACTCAATTTTGGTAGCTATGGCACCAGCGTGACGCTTTTTGCTGGTTTTCTGGTGCTTATTTTGGCGCCAGAATTCTTCCAACCGCTGCGTGATTTGGGCACTTTTTACCACGCGAAAGCGCAGGCGGTGGGCGCGGCTGAATCTCTGGTGACTTTCTTAGCAGAAGACGCGGAAAGCCCAACGCAGGGCCAAGGCCAAGAACAGTTAACGGGCACGCATTCCGTTAGCATTGTCGCTTCAGAGCTAGAAGTATTATCTCCACAGGGAAAAGTGCTGGCTGGACCACTGACGTTCAGCATTGATGCAGGACAGAGAATTGCGCTGGTAGGCTTTAGCGGCGCAGGGAAAAGTTCGTTGATTAACGTCTTGCTCGGCTTCCTGCCCTATCGCGGCTCCCTGTTGGTTGATGGGAAAGAGCTACGTGAATTAACGCCTGCGAGCTGGCGTCAGCTCCTCGGCTGGGTTGGGCAAAACCCCAATCTGCCTGAAACCACGCTGCGCGCCAATGTGCTGCTCGGCGCTCCTCATGCCACTGAGACACAGCTAACCACCGCATTAGAACGTACGCATGTCACCGAGTTTTTACCCCTGCTAAACGCTGGCGTTGATACAGAAATCGGTGAGGGTGCTGCTCGCCTTTCGGTCGGCCAAGCACAGCGTGTTGCCGTGGCGCGTGCCTTGCTTCGTCCATGCCGCCTCTTGTTGTTGGATGAACCCACTGCCAGTTTGGATGCACACAGCGAGCAGCTTGTCATGCAGGCACTGTCTGAGGCCTCCCATCAACAAACCACGCTGATGGTGACTCATCAGCTAGACGATGTGAGTACCTACGACCAAATTTGGGTGATGGATAATGGCAAGCTGGTTCAGCGCGGCGCTTATGCCGAACTCAGCCAGCAAAAAGGGCCCTTTGCCGATCTGCTTGCAACCCGTAGTAAGGAGCTATAA
- the trxB gene encoding thioredoxin-disulfide reductase, with translation MGTVKHSKLLILGSGPAGYTAAVYAARANLNPVLITGVEKGGQLTTTTEVENWPGDPEGLTGPLLMERMHEHAAKFNTEIIFDHIQRVDLQNRPFRLFGDSQEYTCDALIIATGASAQYLGLPSEEEFKGRGVSACATCDGFFYRQQEVAVIGGGNTAVEEALYLSNIASKVHLIHRRDTFRAEKILIGRMMDKVASGNIVLHTNRTLDEVQGDAMGVNGLRLKATDSDIVEELNVTGLFVAIGHKPNTAIFEGQLALENDYIKVQSGLSGNATQTSIPGVFAAGDVMDHIYRQAITSAGTGCMAALDAERYLDGLSAANQ, from the coding sequence ATGGGCACAGTCAAACACAGCAAACTCCTGATCTTGGGCTCAGGCCCTGCGGGATATACAGCGGCGGTCTACGCGGCACGCGCTAACTTGAACCCTGTATTAATTACCGGCGTTGAAAAAGGCGGTCAGCTCACCACCACGACAGAAGTCGAAAACTGGCCTGGCGATCCCGAAGGGCTCACCGGCCCTCTGCTGATGGAGCGTATGCATGAACACGCGGCCAAATTTAATACCGAGATTATTTTTGACCACATTCAGCGTGTCGATTTGCAGAATCGTCCATTCCGCCTGTTTGGCGATTCTCAGGAATACACCTGTGACGCACTGATTATTGCAACCGGCGCTTCCGCACAATATCTCGGCCTGCCTTCTGAAGAAGAGTTCAAAGGCCGTGGCGTGTCCGCCTGTGCAACCTGCGATGGTTTCTTCTACCGCCAGCAAGAAGTGGCGGTGATCGGCGGCGGTAATACCGCAGTTGAAGAAGCGCTTTATTTGTCTAATATCGCCTCTAAGGTTCACTTGATACATCGCCGTGATACATTCCGCGCCGAAAAAATCTTGATTGGACGCATGATGGACAAAGTTGCGAGCGGCAACATTGTGCTGCACACCAACCGCACGCTGGATGAAGTTCAAGGCGATGCCATGGGCGTAAACGGATTACGTTTAAAAGCGACCGACAGCGATATCGTTGAAGAACTGAACGTAACAGGCTTGTTTGTGGCTATCGGCCACAAGCCAAACACGGCTATTTTTGAAGGTCAGCTCGCGCTGGAAAATGACTATATCAAGGTTCAATCTGGCCTGAGCGGCAACGCCACCCAAACCAGCATTCCCGGCGTTTTCGCCGCGGGTGACGTCATGGACCATATCTATCGTCAGGCCATTACCTCAGCGGGCACCGGCTGTATGGCGGCGCTTGATGCCGAGCGTTATTTGGATGGGCTGTCTGCCGCCAATCAATAA
- the lrp gene encoding leucine-responsive transcriptional regulator Lrp — protein MADNKKRPGKDLDRIDRNILNELQKDGRISNVELSKRVGLSPTPCLERVRRLERQGFIQGYTALLNPHYLDASLLVFVEITLNRGAPDVFEQFNTAVQKLEEIQECHLVSGDFDYLLKTRVPDMSAYRKLLGETLLRLPGVNDTRTYVVMEEVKQSNRLVIKTR, from the coding sequence ATGGCAGACAATAAAAAGCGCCCCGGTAAAGATCTCGACCGTATCGACCGTAACATCCTGAATGAGTTGCAGAAGGATGGACGTATTTCGAACGTTGAGCTTTCAAAGCGAGTTGGTTTATCACCAACTCCATGTTTAGAACGTGTGCGTCGCCTTGAGCGTCAGGGCTTTATTCAAGGCTACACTGCGTTATTGAACCCGCACTATCTGGATGCATCCTTACTGGTATTTGTAGAAATTACCTTGAACCGTGGAGCGCCAGATGTGTTTGAACAGTTCAATACAGCTGTTCAGAAACTGGAAGAAATTCAGGAGTGTCATCTGGTTTCAGGTGATTTCGACTATCTGTTGAAAACACGTGTGCCTGACATGTCCGCTTATCGTAAATTGCTTGGTGAAACCCTGTTACGCCTGCCTGGCGTTAATGACACCCGTACCTACGTGGTTATGGAAGAAGTCAAACAGAGCAATCGCTTGGTTATCAAAACACGATAA